The following is a genomic window from Hymenobacter sp. APR13.
CTACTCCTTGAAGCACCTGGATGGCGCCCGCACGCTGGTGTGCGGCTACGAAGACAACTACGCCTCGCAGCTGGTGGTGCCGCAGGTGCTGTTTGGCGCGCTGCCCGCGTTGGGCCGCCTGCCGGTCACGGTTACGCCGGAGCTAACGGCGGGCGTGGGCCTGCCGACGCCGGACTTCAAGCGCCTGCGCTACGCCACGCCGGAAAGCGAAGGGCTCGACTCCAAAGTCCTGGCACAGATCGACAACATTGCGCTGGAATCGGTGGCGTATGCGGCCGCGCCCGGTTGCCAAGTGCTGGTGGCCAAGAACGGAGCCGTGGTGTTCGACAAAAGCTACGGCTACTGCACCTACGACAAGAAGCAGCCCGTCAGCAACAGCACGCTCTACGACCTGGCGTCGGTAACGAAAGTGGCCGGTACGCTGCAGACCATCATGTACCTGAAAGATCAGGGCAAGCTCGACCTCGACAGCAAAGTAGCCGCCTACCTGCCCGAGCTGAAAGGCACCAACAAGCGCGACATGACCGTGCGCGAGGTGCTGCTGCACCAAGCGGGCCTGAAAGCCGGCATCCCGACCTGGGAGAAAACCATCACCAAAACCGGCCCCAAGCCCACCTTCTACGCCAGCACCAGCACGGCTGGCTTCACCAACGAAGTGACGCCCAACCTCTACAGCGTGCAGACGGCCGAAGACTCGGTCTGGACCTGGGTGCAGCGCTCCGGCTTGCTGCCCAAGACCAAGGGCAAGTATCCGGTGGAGTATTCCGACCTGAGCTTCATCATTCTGAAGCGGGTGGCCGAAAAGCTGCTGCAGGAGCCCATTGAGAACTTCCTCGACAAGAGCTTCTACAAGCCGCTTGGCCTCGGCACCATGACCTACAACCCGCTGCAGAAGTTTCCGCAGTCGTGCATCGCGCCCACCGAAAACGACACCTACTTCCGCCGCGCCCAGCTGCAGGGCACCGTGCACGACCAGACGGCAGCCATGATTGGCGGCGTGGGCGGCCACGCGGGCCTGTTTGCCAACGCCAACGACCTGGCCATCCTGATGCAGATGAACCTGCAGAACGGGCGCTACGGCGGGCTGCGCTACTTCCAGAGCCCCGTCGTGACGGAGTTTGCGCGCAGCACCGTGGCTGGCAACCGCCACGGCCTGGGCTGGGACCACGGCGACCCGACCAAGCCCGAAGGCCCCACCAGCAACCTCTCGCCGGCCAGCACGTTTGGCCATACGGGCTTCACCGGCACCTGCGTCTGGATGGACCCCGAAAACAAAATCCTCTACATCTTTCTTTCCAACCGGGTGTACCCCGACGCCGGCAACAACAAGCTGCGCCAGTACAACATCCGCACCCGCATCCACGACGTCATCTACAAGTCGCTGCAAAAGACATGACCTGTTGTCCGGCTTTTCTGTTTCTTTGACTCCGCAATCGGCGGCAAGGCGTTCCTGAGGGAGCAGCTTGCCGCCGTTTTTTTTGTCTTTGCGCCCGCAGGGAAGAATCTGAATTGCCTGCTGACCGGCTTTTATCAGGTTCCTTTCTGCGGTCGGAATGACACCTCCCTTACCCGTTTCTGCTCTGCCCCGCCGCTCCACCTGCGCGACGGCGCAGGCTAAAGCCTACGCTACATGAACATCGGCATTGTCTGTTACCCCACCTTTGGCGGCTCCGGCGTGGTAGCCACCGAGCTGGGCAAAGCCCTGGCCCAGCGCGGCCACCGCGTGCACTTCATCACCTACAGCCAGCCGGTTCGCCTCGATTTCTTCAACGAGAACCTGTTCTACCACGAGGTCTACATCCCGCCCTACCCGCTGTTCCAGTTTCCGCCCTACGAGCTGGCACTGGCCTCCAAGATGGTGGACATCGTGCAGAACGAGAAGCTGGACGTGCTGCACGTGCACTACGCCATTCCGCACGCCTCGGCGGCCTACATGGCCAAGCAGATCCTCATCACCAAAGGCATCCGCGTGCCGGTCATCACCACCCTGCACGGTACCGACATCACGCTGGTGGGCAAAGACGCCAGCTACGAGCCGGTGGTCACGTTCAGTATCAACCAGTCGGATGGCGTAACAGCCGTTTCGGCCGACTTGCGCAAGGAAACCTACGAGTACTTCGCCATCGAGAAGGACATTGAGGTGATTCCGAACTTCATCAACCTGGACCGTTTCAAGAAGCAGGACAAGAGCCACTTCAAGGCCGCCATTGCCCCCGACGGCGAAAAGCTGCTCATCCACACCTCCAACTTCCGCTCCGTGAAGCGCGTCGAAGACGTGGTGCACATCTTCGACGGCGTGCGCCAGCAGATGCCGGCCAAGCTGCTGCTCGTCGGCGACGGGCCCGACCGGCCGCGCATTGAGAAGCTCTGCCGCGACCTAGGCCTCAGCAGCAACGACGTGCGTTTCCTGGGCAAGCTGGAGGCCGTGGAAGAAGTATTGAGCGTGTCGGATCTGTTTCTGATGCCGTCTGAGAAGGAAAGCTTCGGGCTGGCGGCGCTGGAAGCCATGGCCTGTGAAGTGCCCGTCATCAGCACCAACGCCGGCGGCATTCCCGAGCTGAACGAGCACGGCATCACGGGCATGACCAGCAACGTCGGCGACGTGGCCGACATGGTGAAAAACGCCCTGTTCGTGCTCCAGGACGACAACCTGCCCCGCTTCAAGGACGCTGCCCGCGCCCACGCCGAAACCTTCGCCGTCGGCAACATCGTGCCCCGCTACGAAGCCTGCTACCAGCGCGCCATTGATGCCGTGCTGGCCGCCACGGCCTAGTCGTTTTTCGTTCCTCAATAAAAACAGAAGGCCCGGCGCAATGCGTCGGGCCTTCTGTTTTGTAGGATTGGCTACAGGAAGATGGCGCCGATTTCCTGCCAGCTGTGCACGCGGCGGCAGCGGGTTTCCAGGGCGTTGTGCGGCGCGTCGAACAAGATACCTTCACCCCGGAAGTTGTCGAAGTTGAAGGCGTTGTCGTCGATGAGAAAGTCGGCGTTGAGGATGCTTTTGTCGCCGCAGAACACCACGTTGCGCCACGGAATGAAGCTGAAGTGCTGCTGCAGCCACTCGTACTTATCCAGAAACGAGTTGGGAAACTCCATAGCCGCCGAGGCGATGAACAGCTCGTGGCGCCGGCTTAACTCGCGCAGCACACGCTGGCTGTCGGCCATGAGGGGCAGGTCTTTGAAGAAGCCGGGCCGGTTGGGGTAGCCGCGCAGCGCCAGCTGGTGCTCCGGTGCCACGGCGTCGTGGAAGTTCTTGCCGCGCAGCTGCGCCAGGGTCATTTCCAGCCCAAACTCGTGGGCGTACCACTCCTGAAACCGGGCAATGGAGTCGGCTATTACCTCATCCATATCCACGGCAATGCGGGTTTTCGTCATAGTTTGGGGTTGCTACGAGCCACTTGGCTCTGTTTATTCAGGGTCTTCGTCCGCCGAAGGAGCACTCACCCAGGCGCAAACAGCCGTCAGCAACGCCACTACCAGCACCACCTGCCACGTAGCGGAGTTTACCGAAACGGCCGGACTCTCCCGCGACCCAAGCACGAACAAGCCTAGCCACCAGATGCTCAGCGCCACCAGCACGGTAGCGGCCACGCTGGGGTGCTGGTCTTTGAGCAACACCACCAGCCAGTACATCAGAAACGCAATAACGAGCGGAACGCCGGCTATCAGCACCACTATAGCCCACAGAATTTCTCCCATGGACGTGTTCTTCATGGCCTCGGCCCAGCACAGGCGGCTGCCGAGCAGCGCCACGGCCAAAGCAGCTAATCTAGGCCGGGCTATCGTCATGCCGCCACCTAAAACAGCCCGAAGGCTTCGCGCTTGACGGCCAGTAGGGCCCGCTCGGTCGGGTCCACTTCGTCGGTGATGAGGCTTTCGAGGATGCGCTTGGCCAGCTCGGTGCCGCGGGCCTGCTGGGGCTGGGGCAGCGTGTGGTAGGCCTTGTTGATAGCCGTCAGGACATGCTCTTTGGCGGCTTTCACTTCGCTCCAGGTGTCGGGGCTCATGTAGAGCTGCTGGCTGAGGTTGTGCTCGTATTCGGCCCGGATTTCCTGCAGCAGCAGCCGATGATAGTCTGGGGCCGTCTGGCCGGCGCTGCTCAGGCGCACCAGCAGGTTGCTGGGCGTAATGCGCTCCAGCAGCAGCGTGATGCGCTCGAAGGCCTGCAGGCGCAGCGGCAGCGTGGCCTTGTTGTTTTCCAGGCGCAGCTCCAGCAGGCGGCGCTGCTGCTCCCGGTCGAGGTGTTGCCGGACGAGGTAGAAAATAGAGCCGGCCACCAGCAGCGCCGGCAGCAGGGTTTTGAGCAGCTCAAACAGGTAAGCGGTGGTATTCATGCAGAATGGGGCCGCCACACGGGCAGCAGAGGTGAACTAAAACCAGAAAACGACTATGCGCTGCGAAGGTAACCACCCCGCGCAGATGCCGCACTACCCGCCCGGCGGCATTCCGGCCACCCGCCCCCGGCGCCAGCAGAACGGGCTTCGCTGAACCAGCGGCTGACTGCTGCTGTTGTAGCCACAACAAAGCCAGTCCGGCAGTAACGCTACTCCCCCGCCGGCTTCGTATCTTTGTCGCCTTACTTTTCTAAAAACGAACGCACTATGGCAACGGCCGTCTCCACGAAACTTGCTCCCATCAGCCTCACGCCACGCGCGCTGGAAGAGGTTCGGAATATCCTGAACGAGAAAAACGTGCCCGCCGAATACGGCCTGCGCGTGGGCGTCCAGGGCGGGGGCTGCTCGGGCATGAGCTATCTGCTCGGCTTCGATAAGCCCAAAGACCAGGACGAAACCTTCGACCTCGACGGCGTAACGCTGATCATGGATAAGAAGCACGCCATGTACGTGCTGGGTATGGAAGTTGATTTCCAGGACGGCCTCAACGCCCGCGGCTTCATCTTCAGCAACCCCCAGGCCAAGAGCACCTGCGGCTGCGGCTCGTCGTTTTCGGCGTAAGCAGCTTTCGGTTTTCTCGCACAAAAAAAGCTCCGGCCCTACGGCCGGAGCTTTTTTTGTGCCTATTCCGCCGGGGCCAGCAGCGCCAGCACGGCGGCGGGGTCGGCTACTTCCACAATGAGCTGGTTGTAGTCATCGTGGTCCAGGTCGATGATGAGGGCGTTGTCGGCGTTGTGCACGTCCCAGAAGATGCGCTTGCCATCCTGGTAGAAAGTGCCGGCCGCCAGCAGGCCGGGAATGTGGGTGCCGGGGGCGCGCCAGCCTTTCCACCAGCCTTTCAGCACGTCGGCGTCCTGCCGCACGCTCCGGATGTGGCTGCGCGGAATCAACAGCTGGCTTTTCAGGGCCCAGAGCTTGTGCAGGCCCTGCACGCTGAACAGCACGTCGGGGCCC
Proteins encoded in this region:
- the bshA gene encoding N-acetyl-alpha-D-glucosaminyl L-malate synthase BshA, translated to MNIGIVCYPTFGGSGVVATELGKALAQRGHRVHFITYSQPVRLDFFNENLFYHEVYIPPYPLFQFPPYELALASKMVDIVQNEKLDVLHVHYAIPHASAAYMAKQILITKGIRVPVITTLHGTDITLVGKDASYEPVVTFSINQSDGVTAVSADLRKETYEYFAIEKDIEVIPNFINLDRFKKQDKSHFKAAIAPDGEKLLIHTSNFRSVKRVEDVVHIFDGVRQQMPAKLLLVGDGPDRPRIEKLCRDLGLSSNDVRFLGKLEAVEEVLSVSDLFLMPSEKESFGLAALEAMACEVPVISTNAGGIPELNEHGITGMTSNVGDVADMVKNALFVLQDDNLPRFKDAARAHAETFAVGNIVPRYEACYQRAIDAVLAATA
- a CDS encoding HesB/IscA family protein; its protein translation is MATAVSTKLAPISLTPRALEEVRNILNEKNVPAEYGLRVGVQGGGCSGMSYLLGFDKPKDQDETFDLDGVTLIMDKKHAMYVLGMEVDFQDGLNARGFIFSNPQAKSTCGCGSSFSA
- a CDS encoding 5' nucleotidase, NT5C type is translated as MTKTRIAVDMDEVIADSIARFQEWYAHEFGLEMTLAQLRGKNFHDAVAPEHQLALRGYPNRPGFFKDLPLMADSQRVLRELSRRHELFIASAAMEFPNSFLDKYEWLQQHFSFIPWRNVVFCGDKSILNADFLIDDNAFNFDNFRGEGILFDAPHNALETRCRRVHSWQEIGAIFL